A single genomic interval of Cucumis sativus cultivar 9930 chromosome 5, Cucumber_9930_V3, whole genome shotgun sequence harbors:
- the LOC105435709 gene encoding annexin D4 — MADCDDLFLGIGIDEKKLVDMVRRSDFNPGNIKRRRELIMIEFQRFMNATLMWMTSPAERDARLLRKAIKTRGTHVGIMVIIEITCTREFCDVSAAKDVYHHLYKSLLEFDLSRYIVGPEQTLLNSLLNTKRCKETNKEEEKIVMLDAETLAKAFNDKSEVYIENREIINILMYRSISHLRAVFEQCKKIGVTPKNDSPDLWLHTALTYLVHPIQNFVQLLENSLAFKLLMAEEEDVWDKDYYSLEDSLSRIIITCPKVDLDKIKIKFKETSKITLQERIRLVCKGSYKDLLLGVLSK, encoded by the exons ATGGCTGATTGCGATGACCTCTTTTTAG GTATTGGAatagatgaaaagaaattagtaGACATGGTGAGGAGATCGGATTTCAATCCGGGCAACATTAAGAGAAGGAGGGAACTTATAATGATAGAATTTCAACGCTTCATG AATGCTACATTAATGTGGATGACAAGTCCAGCCGAAAGAGATGCTCGTTTGTTACGAAAGGCTATTAAAACCAGGGGGACGCATGTTGGCATAATGGTGATCATCGAAATCACATGTACTAGAGAATTCTGTGATGTTTCGGCAGCAAAGGATGTTTATCATCATCTTTATAAAAGCCTGTTGGAGTTTGATTTATCAAGATATATCGTTGGGCCCGAACAAACG cttttaaattcattactAAACACTAAAAGATGTAAGGAAACAAATAAGGAAGAGGAGAAGATTGTAATGTTGGACGCAGAAACTCTTGCAAAAGCATTCAATGACAAATCTGAAGTCTACatagaaaatagagaaattataAACATATTGATGTATAGAAGCATCTCTCACCTTCGGGCTGTCTTTGAACAATGCAAGAAAATAGGAGTCACGCCTAAG AATGATAGTCCAGACTTATGGCTTCACACGGCATTGACATATTTAGTTCACcctatacaaaattttgttcaa CTGCTAGAGAATTCATTGGCGTTTAAGTTATTGATGGCCGAAGAAGAAGATGTGTGGGATAAGGATTATTATTCATTGGAGGATTCATTAAGTcgaattattataacttgtcCCAAAGTTGATCTTGATAAGATTAAGATAAAGTTTAAGGAGACAAGTAAGATTACACTACAAGAACGGATTCGACTTGTATGCAAGGGAAGCTATAAAGATCTCCTGCTGGGCGTGTTATCAAAATAA
- the LOC105435601 gene encoding annexin D4 isoform X1, with translation MLFSFHCAKNHSPFESKMALRAAYDAFEQSLAGVGINENGIVKTITDESRIVETLTNFDADEYRLMSSNFKYDQSLGYIWKEKKRQSMKLEFQRIMNVTMLWMTTPIERDARLLRSALKMGDAAGVSVLIEIVCTRPFADFLAIKYLYGKLFKSDLLFDLDQHVPGKAVRCLINLFSIERRQDIIKGEEKCLRKDITTLQNATSGEPQTRICIKHIVSILTQRSIGHLRNMYRFCQPEMRRQPKSSLWISTTFLCLVDPIEYFYQVLSNSIDSSPSLVTDIDDHQNEDCIEDDHQDEASLHCLDSISRIIMTRRGVDLDEINTKFRMFDELSLQDRIKLYCKGTYQKLLLELLLNVNILGSEAESSAPSGRDQEEEHAVAEEEEHAVGEEEEHAAEF, from the exons atgttattttcttttcattgtgCAAAGAATCATTCTCCCTTTGAAAGCAAGATGGCACTAAGGGCAGCCTATGATGCCTTTGAGCAATCCCTTGCCG GTGTTGGCATAAATGAGAATGGAATAGTGAAGACGATAACGGATGAATCAAGAATTGTGGAAACGTTGACGAATTTTGATGCCGATGAGTACAGACTTATGagttcaaatttcaaatatgacCAATCGCTTGGGTAcatttggaaggaaaaaaaaagacaatcaATGAAACTCGAATTCCAGCGTATTATG AATGTCACGATGTTGTGGATGACCACTCCTATAGAACGTGATGCACGCCTTTTAAGGAGTGCACTTAAAATGGGTGACGCTGCAGGCGTTTCAGTCTTGATTGAAATAGTGTGCACAAGGCCGTTTGCTGACTTTTTGGCAATAAAGTATCTGTATGggaaactttttaaaagtgatCTTCTATTCGACTTGGACCAACATGTACCTGGTAAAGCAGTGAGA tgtttgataaatttatttagtattgAAAGACGTCAAGACATAATCAAAGGTGAGGAGAAATGTTTGCGCAAAGATATTACTACGTTACAAAATGCAACTTCAGGGGAACCTCAAACCCGTATTTGTATCAAACATATTGTAAGTATACTGACCCAAAGAAGTATTGGTCATCTTCGCAACATGTACCGATTTTGCCAACCAGAAATGAGGCGGCAG CCCAAATCTAGCTTATGGATTTCTACAACATTCCTTTGTCTTGTCGATCCGATTGAGTATTTTTATCAA GTACTCTCTAATTCGATAGATAGTTCTCCTTCACTTGTAACCGATATAGATGACCACCAGAATGAGGATTGCATTGAAGATGACCACCAAGATGAGGCTTCATTACACTGTCTTGATTCCATTAGTAGAATTATCATGACAAGGCGTGGCGTTGATCTTGATGAGATCAATACAAAGTTTAGGATGTTTGATGAATTGTCACTCCAAGACAGAATTAAACTTTATTGCAAAGGAACATATCAGAAGCTGTTACTCGAGCTGTTGTTGAATGTGAATATCCTTGGGAGTGAAGCCGAAAGTA GTGCTCCTTCAGGTCGTGATCAGGAGGAAGAGCATGCTGTTGCTGAGGAGGAAGAGCATGCTGTGGGTGAGGAGGAAGAGCATGCTGCTGAGTTTTGA
- the LOC105435601 gene encoding annexin D4 isoform X2: protein MALRAAYDAFEQSLAGVGINENGIVKTITDESRIVETLTNFDADEYRLMSSNFKYDQSLGYIWKEKKRQSMKLEFQRIMNVTMLWMTTPIERDARLLRSALKMGDAAGVSVLIEIVCTRPFADFLAIKYLYGKLFKSDLLFDLDQHVPGKAVRCLINLFSIERRQDIIKGEEKCLRKDITTLQNATSGEPQTRICIKHIVSILTQRSIGHLRNMYRFCQPEMRRQPKSSLWISTTFLCLVDPIEYFYQVLSNSIDSSPSLVTDIDDHQNEDCIEDDHQDEASLHCLDSISRIIMTRRGVDLDEINTKFRMFDELSLQDRIKLYCKGTYQKLLLELLLNVNILGSEAESSAPSGRDQEEEHAVAEEEEHAVGEEEEHAAEF from the exons ATGGCACTAAGGGCAGCCTATGATGCCTTTGAGCAATCCCTTGCCG GTGTTGGCATAAATGAGAATGGAATAGTGAAGACGATAACGGATGAATCAAGAATTGTGGAAACGTTGACGAATTTTGATGCCGATGAGTACAGACTTATGagttcaaatttcaaatatgacCAATCGCTTGGGTAcatttggaaggaaaaaaaaagacaatcaATGAAACTCGAATTCCAGCGTATTATG AATGTCACGATGTTGTGGATGACCACTCCTATAGAACGTGATGCACGCCTTTTAAGGAGTGCACTTAAAATGGGTGACGCTGCAGGCGTTTCAGTCTTGATTGAAATAGTGTGCACAAGGCCGTTTGCTGACTTTTTGGCAATAAAGTATCTGTATGggaaactttttaaaagtgatCTTCTATTCGACTTGGACCAACATGTACCTGGTAAAGCAGTGAGA tgtttgataaatttatttagtattgAAAGACGTCAAGACATAATCAAAGGTGAGGAGAAATGTTTGCGCAAAGATATTACTACGTTACAAAATGCAACTTCAGGGGAACCTCAAACCCGTATTTGTATCAAACATATTGTAAGTATACTGACCCAAAGAAGTATTGGTCATCTTCGCAACATGTACCGATTTTGCCAACCAGAAATGAGGCGGCAG CCCAAATCTAGCTTATGGATTTCTACAACATTCCTTTGTCTTGTCGATCCGATTGAGTATTTTTATCAA GTACTCTCTAATTCGATAGATAGTTCTCCTTCACTTGTAACCGATATAGATGACCACCAGAATGAGGATTGCATTGAAGATGACCACCAAGATGAGGCTTCATTACACTGTCTTGATTCCATTAGTAGAATTATCATGACAAGGCGTGGCGTTGATCTTGATGAGATCAATACAAAGTTTAGGATGTTTGATGAATTGTCACTCCAAGACAGAATTAAACTTTATTGCAAAGGAACATATCAGAAGCTGTTACTCGAGCTGTTGTTGAATGTGAATATCCTTGGGAGTGAAGCCGAAAGTA GTGCTCCTTCAGGTCGTGATCAGGAGGAAGAGCATGCTGTTGCTGAGGAGGAAGAGCATGCTGTGGGTGAGGAGGAAGAGCATGCTGCTGAGTTTTGA